TGAGCAACGCGAAGGTCTCGGACTAACGAACGACGAAGTCGTGAGTAGCCAGTTTCGAACAGGCGGCGCAGTAGTGTTTTTCCGCGAGGGGCGTGCCGCGCTCCCGCCTCGACCCCGTCGCGGCGTTTCGTTAAGTCACGGAGCGAGTTTGTCGCGGCTTAGTATTTGAACGCTCGGCCGGGAGAAGGGTAGAGGACGGTAGGTCGGAGTCAGTCGCTCGGCGTCGGTCGCTTCTCGTCTTCGTCGTCGTCCTCCAAGACGCCCTGCTTCCAGCGGCCGAGACTGAACCACGCGACGCCGACGACGAACGACCCGAGTGCCGAGAACGACCACGCCCACCAGAGACCGCTGACGCCCCAGTCGAACCCGACCAGTGGGACGCCGCCGAGCGAGAGCGTCCAAGCGTACGCGAAGACGAACGCGGCGGGAATTCTGAGCCCCCAGCGCGACAGCACCGAGAGTGCCATCGACACCCGAGTGTCGCCAGCCCCGCGGAATCCTCCCTGAATCACCATCAGGCCACCGAAGAACGCGAGGAACGGACCGATTATCTTGAGGAACTCGACGCCAGCGGCGACGACTGCCGGGTCGTCGATGAACGCTCGAATGGCGTGTGCGGGGAAGGCGTACAGCAGTCCACCAGCCGCGAACAGAACGGCCATCGTCGCTACGGTGGCTTTCCACGTCACTTCCGCGGCGCGGTCGGGCGTCTTCGCACCGAGGTTCTGACCGACTCCGGTCGCTGTAGCCTGTCCGACTGCTCCCGAGACAGTCCACGAGACCGACATCAGACGGAGACCGACGCCGTAGGCCGCCGTAGCGATTGGACCGAATCGAGCGACGAGCGCGGCCATCGCGACGGCGGCGAAACTCCGAGCCAAGCCGTCGAGCGTCCCCGGCGTGCCCACGTCAACGAGTTTTTTGAGGACCGGCAGGTCCGGTTTCAGGTCTTCGAGGCGAAGGCGGACGCCCCATTCGCCGCGCAGGAGGATGTAGATGCCGACGACTGCAGCGAGGATGCGAGCGGCGAGGGTTGCAAGTGCGGCACCGCGGACTTCGAGCGCCGGAAACGGCCCCCAGCCGAGGATGAGGAACGGGTCCAAGACGACGTTCAGTCCGGACGAGAGGACGACGAGCCACATCGCGGTGCGGGTGTCGCCAGCGCCACGCAGGACCGCTCGGAAGACGAAGAAGAGGAACGTGAACGGTATCGAGACGAACAGCACTTCGAGGTACTGCAACGAGTAGGTGTAGACGGCCCCGCTGGCTCCGAGCAACGCGAGCAGTTCGTGACGGAAGAGGTAGCCGAGCGTCG
The sequence above is a segment of the Halorussus halophilus genome. Coding sequences within it:
- a CDS encoding MATE family efflux transporter, whose product is MTTGAITPKLFALSWPLVVGNLFQTFYNLADMFWVGRVNAEAVAAVSLMFPTAWMFVSVAMGLTAASVALVSQHVGAGDDRKADNVVAQTTILTVGVALALSTLGYLFRHELLALLGASGAVYTYSLQYLEVLFVSIPFTFLFFVFRAVLRGAGDTRTAMWLVVLSSGLNVVLDPFLILGWGPFPALEVRGAALATLAARILAAVVGIYILLRGEWGVRLRLEDLKPDLPVLKKLVDVGTPGTLDGLARSFAAVAMAALVARFGPIATAAYGVGLRLMSVSWTVSGAVGQATATGVGQNLGAKTPDRAAEVTWKATVATMAVLFAAGGLLYAFPAHAIRAFIDDPAVVAAGVEFLKIIGPFLAFFGGLMVIQGGFRGAGDTRVSMALSVLSRWGLRIPAAFVFAYAWTLSLGGVPLVGFDWGVSGLWWAWSFSALGSFVVGVAWFSLGRWKQGVLEDDDEDEKRPTPSD